The Acidobacteriota bacterium genome segment GAAATGCGCTGCCTTTTCGATCTCGCGCACGCACGACCAGCAGGTCTGTGCTGACAGCGTCTCCGGACTTGGCACAACTGGATGCATAACAAGAATCGGGTGATCGGGCGATCGGGTCATCGGGTGAAGTAAAACGGCTTTCGGCATTCGGCTGTCGGTGTTCGGCCTCTGGGTTTCTATGTAACTCACAGGACAGCTTCCTGGCAGAGAGCCGAATGCCGATAACCGAAAGCCTTTTGGATTTCACTTCACCCGATCACCCGATGACCCGATCACCCGATTGTTTCCTGGCCCATGCCCTTTCAAGCAGAAAACGATGAGCCGCAGCCGCACGACTTTGACGAATTGGGATTGATGAAGTTGAAGCCCTGCTTCATCAACGACTCTTCCCAATCCAGGATCATTCCCGCGAGATAAATAAATGACTTAGGATCGACGAAGACGCGGATTCCCTCGAACTCATATACGCGGTCGCGCTCACGCGGCTTGCTGTCGAACCGAATCTGATAACTCAACCCCGAGCATCCGCCACCAGAGACACCAAGGCGCAGTCCACCCTGCTCTGGCGACACGTTCTCCTTCGCCATCGCAGCGCGAATCTTAGCCAGCGCGCGCTGCGTGATCTGGACGCCCTTGCTGCCGGCGGCAGCATTGTCGGGCGTGAGTACCGGACTGTCGATCGTTGTTGCCATTTCCTCTGCTCGAGAATTTCTGTCTTGGGGAAGCGCACGACCTTACAGTCGTGCCGTTTACGAAATTCCCAAATTTCGGCTTTGGCCGCTGAGGTGCCCTTGAAAGCCAAGAACCGCAGCGGCTAAAGCTCCGGTAATATGGCCCCTTTACGGGCACGGCTAAAGCCGATGCCCTTCCCCTAAACCTTGCCTAAAGCCGATGCCTTCGCTAAAGCCGATGCCCTTCGCTAAAGCTGATGCCCTTCGCTAAAGCTGGTGCCTTCGCTAAAGCTGGTGCTCTTCGCTAATCCCTCAGCTAGGCTTTCGCTTGAGCGGTCTCGACCGTAACCGGCTCGGCCGACGCGTGCTTCTTCTTCCAATCCCCGATCGCGGCGCGGATGGCGTCTTCGGCCAGCACGGAACAGTGAATCTTCACTGGAGGCAGCGAGAGCTCCTTCACGATGTCGGTGTTCCTGATCGCGAGGGCGTCTTCGACTTTCTTGCCTTTGATCCACTCCGTGGCGAGCGATGACGAAGCAATGGCCGAGCCACAGCCGAAGGTCTTGAACTTCGCCTCTTCGATGACCTGGGTGTCAGGATTGACCTTGATCTGCAGGCGCATCACGTCGCCACACTCCGGCGCTCCCACGAGCCCGGTGCCAACATCGCTGCTGCTCTTGTCGAGCGTGCCGACGTTGCGGGGGTTGTTGTAGTGGTCGATCACCTTATTGCTGTATGCCATTTTCTATTTCTCCCAAAACTCTTTTGAGAACTGTCTTTCAGTAAAACCGTTTCAGTGTCCTTCGGTGGCCCACTGGATCTTCTTCAGATCGATGCCTTCCTTCACCATCTCGTACAGCGGTGAAAGTTCGCGCAGCTTCTTGACCGTGTCGATCAGCTTGTCGGCTACGTAGTCGATCTCGGCTTCAGTGTTGAAGCGTCCAATACCAAATCGGATCGAGCTATGCGCGACGTCATCGCCGAGGCCCAACGCCTTTAATACATAAGAGGGTTCCAGCGTCGCCGAGGTGCAAGCCGATCCGCTGGAGACTGCGATGTCGTTGATGCCCATCAACAGGGACTCGCCTTCCACGTACACGAAGCTCATATTCAAGTTGCCGGGCAAGCGATGCTCCATCGAGCCGTTGATGTGAATCTCGTCGAGATTGTCTTCCAGTTTCTTTTTCAGCCGGTCGCGCAGGTACGCGAGACGCTTTGACTCTTCAGCCATCTCGTTCATCGCGAGCTCGCAAGCTTTGCCCAGACCGACAATGTTCGGAACATTCAAGGTCCCCGAGCGCATGCCGCGCTCATGACCGCCACCATCGATTTGCGCGGTGATCTGCACGCGCGGATTCTTGCGCCGGACATACAGCGCTCCCACTCCCTTTGGTCCGTAGAGTTTGTGCGCTGTGATCGACATCAGGTCGATGTTGTCTTTAATCACGTTGACCGGAACTTTGCCGATCGCCTGCACAGCATCTGTGTGGAAGAGCACGCCTTTCTCATGGCAAAGCTTTCCGATCTCGGCGACAGGCTGGAGCACGCCGATTTCGTTGTTGGCGTACATGATGGTGACGAGAATTGTCTTCTCGTCGATCGCGCGCTTCAGATCTTCGAGATTGATAAGTCCATCGGCGCCTACCGGTAGATAGGTGACGCGATACCCATTCTTCTCCAGGCGCTTACAGGTATCCAGCACCGCCTTGTGCTCCGTCGCGGCAGTAATGATGTGGTTGCCCTTCTCGCGATACATCTCCGCAACGCCCTTAATGGCGAGGTTGTCGCTCTCGGTCGCACCTGAGGTAAAGATGATCTCCTTCGCAGTGGCGCCCACCAGTTTCGCGATCTGCTCGCGCGCGGTTTCGACCGCCTGCTCGGCTTCCCATCCGAATTGATGATTGCGGCTGGCCGCGTTGCCGAAGTGCTCGGTGTAATAAGGAAGCATCGCCTGCACCACCCGCGGGTCGACCGGCGTGGTGGCGTGGTTGTCCATGTAGATGGGCAGCTTTACCGAAGCATGCGCATTTCCGTTAGTGGGGGTCGCAACTGCCGTTGTACTCATACTCGTCATTTCTCCAAAGTCGTTGCGCACTGCGTCAGCGCAAAGTAACTAAATCCTCTAATTGCGTGCTTGGCGCCGCGGTCGCATGCCGCTGCCGCGAGTCGCGCATGTCTGAAATCTTGATGTCGTTGAGCAGTGCCCGGATACTTTCGTTTACCTGCCGCAGCGGCTCGCGTACAGTGCAGCATCCGCTCTGCTCGCATCCGCCGGTGTCATACGGCAGGCACGATGTAATAAAGAGCGGACCGTCGATCGCACGAATCACTTCCAGCGCGGAAATCTGCCGCGCATCGCGAGCGAGGGCATAGCCTCCGTTGCTTCCGTGATGCGACACCAGCAGCTTCGCCTTCGCCAGCTTCTGCAGAATCTTGGCGAGGGCCTCAGCAGGCAGGCGGTAAGCCTCAGCGATATCCTTAGCGCTGCATGACCCGTTCGGGCCTAGCTCTGCCAGGTGCTTCACGGCGATCAGTCCGTAATCGGCCTTCTTTGTAAGCTTCAGCATGCCGTTGGAAAACGTGCAATATACGACCTTTTGGGTCGCATATCAAGTTTAAGCCTTACTGCCCTTATAAATCAACTGGGTACAGCCAGTGGCGCATCTGGACAGGTGAACGGAAGTCTTGTGTATTGAATTGCATAGCAAGGAGGCTCTTGGCGCTCGACAGTCGGCTTTCGGCCGGCTCTCGTCGGGCTCTCGTTTTCGTCGATGTTGGGGAAAGAACCTCGACGGGCCGAACGCGGAATGCTGAACGCCGACAGCCTCCCTCCTTTCGTGACCTTGTGCCTTCTTCGCTAGTCGGTAAACCTTAGTCCGCGCTGAAGCCGATTAAGCATTCCCTTGGATTGTGATTTCTGTTCAGCGGCGTAGATTCGGAAAAACAATGAAGGTTTCCGCCAGAATGTCCGCCACCGCGTGCGCTGCCCTTGGGTTAGCGCTCTCGCTGCCGGCATTCGCTGGCGGAGATTTCGATCGTCCGGAGGTCACGCGAAATGTGCGTGCGCCTCGCACTCCGGAGCCGACGTTCAAGATCGAATCGGGCATCGACGGAGACGTCTTTCCGGCATTTGCGAACTACGCGTCGCTTCAGGCACCCGATCAGCGAAAGTGGGGAGTGGTTTCGGTGAGAGTTTCTAACTCGACTGATACCGAGCAGCGCTATCGAATCGCCGTCCGCGTGACCGGGTGGAGCGATGAAGAAGTCCAGATCGTCACCGTGCCGGCTGGAGGAGCTCGAAGCTTCTTATTTGCGCCCACCTTCTTACCCCGCCTTTATCAGAACCGCGAGATTACTGGCGCAACCGCCCAAGTAAGAGTGACCGACGTTGCCGGAGATCCGATCTATAGCACCACGGTCCCAGTCCGCATGCGTGCAGTGGAAGACATCTTCTGGGGCAGGGGATTCAAGTACGCACAGTTCATCGCTTCCTGGGTGACACCGCACGATGCTCGCGTTGAACAGGTGCTGAGTCGAGCGAAAGAGTT includes the following:
- a CDS encoding iron-sulfur cluster assembly accessory protein, yielding MATTIDSPVLTPDNAAAGSKGVQITQRALAKIRAAMAKENVSPEQGGLRLGVSGGGCSGLSYQIRFDSKPRERDRVYEFEGIRVFVDPKSFIYLAGMILDWEESLMKQGFNFINPNSSKSCGCGSSFSA
- a CDS encoding Fe-S cluster assembly scaffold IscU — encoded protein: MAYSNKVIDHYNNPRNVGTLDKSSSDVGTGLVGAPECGDVMRLQIKVNPDTQVIEEAKFKTFGCGSAIASSSLATEWIKGKKVEDALAIRNTDIVKELSLPPVKIHCSVLAEDAIRAAIGDWKKKHASAEPVTVETAQAKA
- a CDS encoding IscS subfamily cysteine desulfurase, whose product is MSTTAVATPTNGNAHASVKLPIYMDNHATTPVDPRVVQAMLPYYTEHFGNAASRNHQFGWEAEQAVETAREQIAKLVGATAKEIIFTSGATESDNLAIKGVAEMYREKGNHIITAATEHKAVLDTCKRLEKNGYRVTYLPVGADGLINLEDLKRAIDEKTILVTIMYANNEIGVLQPVAEIGKLCHEKGVLFHTDAVQAIGKVPVNVIKDNIDLMSITAHKLYGPKGVGALYVRRKNPRVQITAQIDGGGHERGMRSGTLNVPNIVGLGKACELAMNEMAEESKRLAYLRDRLKKKLEDNLDEIHINGSMEHRLPGNLNMSFVYVEGESLLMGINDIAVSSGSACTSATLEPSYVLKALGLGDDVAHSSIRFGIGRFNTEAEIDYVADKLIDTVKKLRELSPLYEMVKEGIDLKKIQWATEGH
- a CDS encoding transcriptional regulator; amino-acid sequence: MLKLTKKADYGLIAVKHLAELGPNGSCSAKDIAEAYRLPAEALAKILQKLAKAKLLVSHHGSNGGYALARDARQISALEVIRAIDGPLFITSCLPYDTGGCEQSGCCTVREPLRQVNESIRALLNDIKISDMRDSRQRHATAAPSTQLEDLVTLR